The Cloeon dipterum chromosome X, ieCloDipt1.1, whole genome shotgun sequence genome includes a window with the following:
- the LOC135945577 gene encoding zygotic gap protein knirps-like produces MNQMCKVCGEPAAGFHFGAFTCEGCKSFFGRSYNNLSSITDCKNGGRCVINKKNRTSCKACRLRKCLEVGMSKSGSRYGRRSNWFKIHCLLQEQATAAAAARQHHQQQQQLGGKSPTPSPPLDHHGRLHHRDRAPSANSSPESLLSDTSIDATDYHPFLPFLQPSHLAAFAVQRSLLPPFLLPESIKSGSQLLMSMGNRDLSRTTCADESDQAIDLSVKRDTNKRRCVDFEDEDDEDDESELVVDEQEIRCLPKESKTLTPPATPLDLSRVEA; encoded by the exons ATGAATCAGATGTGCAAAGTTTGCGGAGAGCCAGCGGCTGGCTTCCACTTTGGCGCCTTCACGTGCGAGGGTTGCAAG TCCTTTTTCGGACGATCATACAACAACCTGTCGAGCATAACCGACTGCAAGAACGGCGGGCGGTGCGTGATCAACAAGAAGAATCGCACCTCGTGCAAGGCGTGCCGGCTGCGCAAGTGCTTGGAGGTGGGCATGTCCAAGAGCGGCTCTCGCTACGGACGCCGCTCCAACTGGTTCAAGATCCACTGCTTGCTTCAGGAGCAGGCcacggcggccgcggccgcccgCCAGCAccaccaacaacaacaacaattagGAGGAAAGTCTCCGACGCCGTCACCGCCGCTCGACCATCACGGACGGCTGCACCATCGCGACCGAGCACCCTCCGCAAATTCCTCACCGGAGAGTCTACTGTCCGACACGAGTATCGATGCCACCGACTACCACCCTTTCCTACCCTTCCTGCAGCCATCGCATCTAGCCGCTTTTGCCGTACAAAG ATCGCTGCTGCCTCCGTTCCTGCTACCGGAGAGCATCAAGAGCGGCAGTCAGTTGCTGATGAGCATGGGAAATAGAGACCTGAGCAGAACGACCTGCGCAGATGAGTCGGACCAGGCGATTGATCTCTCTGTCAAACGAGACACTAATAAGCGGCGCTGCGTGGACTTTGAGGACGAGGACGATGAGGACGACGAGAGCGAATTGGTGGTAGACGAGCAGGAAATCAGGTGCTTACCAAAGGAGTCGAAGACCCTGACGCCGCCAGCCACACCGCTCGACCTCTCAAGGGTGGAGGCCTGA